The Borreliella andersonii genome contains the following window.
GAGAGTGTTAAAAGAAAAGATGAGGAGCTTATTGACTATTTAATAAGAAATGGGCATACAAGTCCATTAGAGCAGGTGGTTTTTACATTTCATGTTAAAGCTCCAATATTTGTTGCAAGGCAATGGATGAGGCATAGAACTGCAAGGATTAATGAAGTTTCTGGATGTTACAGCTTGGCAAGGGAGGAATTTTATATCCCTTTAGAAGAAGATTTAAAGTGTCAAATTTTTAGCAATAGATCCAAAAGAGAGTTTAATTCTTTGGAAAAATTATCAGACAAAATAAAGCAGCATCAAAAACATTCTTATGAGCTTTATCAAGATATGATTAACTCTGATATTCCAAAAGAACTCTCAAGAATAGTTTTGCCCTTAAGCTTATATACCGAATGGTATTGGCAAATTGATTTGAATAATCTTTTTCATTTTATTAAGTTGCGATTAGACTTAGACAGTCCAAAAGAAATTAAAGAAAATTCGCCAAAAGAAATGCGCGAATATGCCAAAGCATTGATAAGTATAGTAAAAGAAATTGTACCTAGCGCTTTCAACAGTTTTGAAAATCATTTTTTAAGAGGAAAGAGATTTTCTCATGAAGAGATAATGGCAATTATTAATGCTTTGGATTTAAATAAACTTAGTATGGATGCTGAAAAATTGAAC
Protein-coding sequences here:
- the thyX gene encoding FAD-dependent thymidylate synthase yields the protein MNKEYKILDNGFLKLIDFMGDDKRIVKAARISYRGESVKRKDEELIDYLIRNGHTSPLEQVVFTFHVKAPIFVARQWMRHRTARINEVSGCYSLAREEFYIPLEEDLKCQIFSNRSKREFNSLEKLSDKIKQHQKHSYELYQDMINSDIPKELSRIVLPLSLYTEWYWQIDLNNLFHFIKLRLDLDSPKEIKENSPKEMREYAKALISIVKEIVPSAFNSFENHFLRGKRFSHEEIMAIINALDLNKLSMDAEKLNLLKDKLGID